A genome region from Purpureocillium takamizusanense chromosome 8, complete sequence includes the following:
- a CDS encoding uncharacterized protein (EggNog:ENOG503NW4I~COG:P~TransMembrane:12 (i48-67o103-122i134-152o164-185i197-216o228-245i314-335o350-371i378-400o412-435i447-464o476-496i)) produces the protein MEKPAPPECMERVTPNGAQAASLAVKTSWLERKLKPTRIRHRYPFKGAPLLWMTCAFGSLGDALFGYDQGIVAGLLVNPVFLARFFRDYGGADGTSDNIDPSITGILVACLQVSAAVGALIAGPFGDMVGRKKSVRVGGFIYFATAFVQAFAPDFKTFVAGRTVQGLGVGFLSMTVPVIQTEIAAPHRRGLMVGIEYTFLIGGYAMSTWVDFGFHHLIPQSESWQGPYFIQMGLAFILVAMSFVLPETPRWLASNGFPKECLQTIADLHTPDGDTQCPEVQQVMLEIAEAARYEATLGQSSWGEMFTRYRKRTLVGISVQMFAQLNGINVISFYLPTTLAKAGFTQEKSLLYTAANSLPYVAATVLAWWLADAWGRRPLLLLGGVLMAIALCMVCAFTEAKFHDPNVRAHLIYAFVVIYNTIYGFTWGPIPWLLPAEIFPLRARSKGVALATCSNWLFNVVIGMSAPDAFAGIGGYYYLIIAGFCLTSVALTYFYFVETANHTLEEVALAFGDKAFAADDVVIMATAGLHRDRGVVSSPAV, from the exons ATGGAGAAGCCAGCACCCCCAGAGTGCATGGAGCGCGTCACCCCAAATGGTGCGCAAGCTGCGTCTCTCGCGGTCAAGACGTCCTGGCTTGAGCGCAAGTTGAAGCCGACACGTATCCGCCACCGATATCCGTTCAAGGGGGCGCCTCTGTTATGGATGACCTGTGCATTCGGAAGCCTTGGAGATGCTCTTTTCGGATACGATCAAG GaatcgtcgccggcctgctggtGAACCCCGTGTTTCTGGCGCGTTTCTTTCGCGActacggcggcgccgacgggacCAGCGACAACATCGACCCGTCCATCACCGGCATCCTCGTGGCCTGCCTGCAAGTgtcggccgccgtcggggcgcTCATCGCCGGACCATTCGGCGACATGGTTGGAAGGAAAAAGTcggtccgcgtcggcggcttcatcTACTTTGCGACCGCCTTCGTGCAGGCCTTTGCCCCCGACTTCAAAACCTTCGTTGCCGGGCGCACCGTCCAGGGCCTGGGCGTCGGCTTCCTGTCCATGACCGTGCCCGTCATCCAGACGGAGATTGcagcgccgcatcgccgcggcctcATGGTGGGCATCGAGTACACGTTCCTCATCGGCGGCTACGCCATGTCGACGTGGGTCGACTTTGGCTTCCACCACCTGATCCCGCAGAGCGAGTCGTGGCAGGGCCCGTACTTTATACAGATGGGGCTCGCCTTCATCCTCGTGGCCATGTCCTTTGTCTTgcccgagacgccgcgctggctcGCCTCCAACGGCTTCCCCAAGGAGTGCCTGCAGAccatcgccgacctgcacacgcccgacggcgacacgcAGTGCCCCGAGGTGCAGCAGGTCATGCTGGAAATCGCCGAAGCCGCGCGCTACGAGGCCACGCTCGGTCAGTCGTCGTGGGGAGAGATGTTTACGCGCTATCGGAAGCGCACCTTGGTCGGCATCTCGGTCCAGATGTTTGCCCAGCTCAACGGCATCAACGTCATCTCGTTCTATCTCCCCACCACGTTGGCCAAGGCGGGCTTCACGCAGGAAAAGTCGCTGCTGTACACGGCTGCCAACTCTCTGCCATACGTTGCCGCCACCGTACTTGCCTGGTGGCTGGCCGATGCGTGGGGTCGGCGTCCTttgctgctcctcggtg GCGTCCTCATGGCCATCGCGCTATGCATGGTCTGCGCCTTCACCGAGGCCAAGTTCCACGACCCCAACGTGCGGGCGCACCTCATCTACGCCTTTGTCGTCATCTACAACACCATCTACGGCTTCACCTGGGGCCCGAtcccgtggctgctgcccgccgagaTCTTTCCGCTCCGGGCGCGCAGCAAAGGCGTGGCGCTCGCCACGTGCTCCAACTGGCTCTTcaacgtcgtcatcggcatgTCGGCGCCCGACGCGTTTGCGGGCATCGGCGGGTACTACtacctcatcatcgccggctTCTGCCTCACGTCGGTGGCGCTGACGTACTTTTACTTTGTGGAGACGGCGAACCATacgctcgaggaggtggcgCTGGCGTTTGGTGATAAGGCGTTTGCGGCGGACGACGTGGTGATTATGGCTACGGCGGGGCTGCATcgcgaccgcggcgtcgtgtcgtcgccggcagtGTGA
- a CDS encoding uncharacterized protein (EggNog:ENOG503P11C~COG:G) — protein MAAGINQDGFDRRMAVVKRLLQSLNLQAVNLSTIAYDTQYAYPFNSFLYRVELAIPASSSVFPGTQPGTTPAPPGGVSTLVVKLSNLAAEGINNANRVQNDVAAQHIVRQSMARAGLAPLVPAVYAWAPATTNDDVKNEEGFGWIMLEWRSGVDLDAEFSTLEADDKTQVLKQVAAIFKAIQGATLPETVTKFGGLTFDASGRIMSAEAPRFQCQPVETYAHWRVFRLRKQLEQAAKSPVIQGWKRNNVDARIEKFLASGGPEKVLRGVDLNRKNLIHGDFTTNNMLFDKATNKITAILDFDWSFVSHPFDEFTSSLSDLGGKVTLDDDDEVERAILSGDFFAGIAEEPKEKKDKWQLAKTFSAAMQEARVTRPSDMLGGADKIRDLLLFQGMLCPFRLGNEFMLKQLDDAKKAELRDETEARLVKWLENHGF, from the exons ATGGCGGCCGGAATCAACCAAGACGGATTCGACCGCCGCATGGCCGTGGTCAAACGACTTCTCCAAAGTCTCAACCTTCAA GCCGTCAACCTATCCACAATAGCATACGACACTCAGTACGCATACCCATTCAACAGTTTTCTCTACAGAGTAGAACTAGCCATCCCGGCATCATCTTCCGTGTTCCCAGGCACGCAGCCCGGCACAACGCCAGCACCCCCCGGGGGCGTGTCCACCCTGGTCGTCAAGCTCAGCAACCTCGCAGCGGAAGGCATCAACAACGCCAACCGCGTGCAAaacgacgtggcggcgcagcacaTCGTTCGTCAGTCCATGGCGCGGGCCGGGctcgcgccgctcgtcccGGCCGTCTACGCCTGGGCACCGGCCACGACGAACGATGATGTTAAGAATGAGGAGGGCTTTGGGTGGATCATGTTGGAGTGGAGGAGCGGCGTGGACCTCGACGCGGAGTTCTCCacgctcgaggccgatgacaAGACACAGGTCCTGAAGCAGGTCGCTGCTATTTTCAAGGCCATTCAGGGAGCGACGCTGCCAGAGACCGTCACGAAATTCGGCGGGCTCACGTTTGACGCTAGTGGACGCATCATGAGCGCGGAAGCACCTCGGTTCCAATGTCAGCCCGTCGAGACATACGCCCACTGGAGGGTCTTCAGACTGCGCAAGCAACTCGAGCAAGCGGCCAAAAGCCCCGTCATTCAAGGCTGGAAAAGGAACAACGTGGACGCCAGGATCGAGAAGTTtctcgccagcggcggacCTGAGAAGGTTCTCCGTGGCGTGGACTTAAACCGCAAGAACTTGATACACGGAGACTTTA CCACGAACAACATGCTGTTCGACAAGGCGACGAACAAAATCACGGCCATCCTCGACTTTGACTGGTCCTTTGTCTCCCATCCCTTTGACGAGTTCACGTCCAGCCTCAgcgacctcggcggcaaAGTCACCctagacgacgacgacgaggtcgagcggGCTATTCTCTCCGGCGACTTTTTCGCCGGCATAGCAGAGGAGCCCAAagagaagaaggacaagTGGCAACTGGCCAAGACGTTCAGCGCCGCGATGCAGGAGGCGCGGGTGACGCGTCCGAGTGacatgctcggcggcgcggacaaGATtcgcgacctgctgctgtttcAGGGGATGCTGTGCCCGTTTCGGTTGGGCAACGAGTTTATGCTCAAGCAGCTTGATGATGCGAAGAAAgcggagctgcgcgacgagacggaggcgaggTTAGTAAAGTGGCTCGAAAACCATGGGTTCTAG
- a CDS encoding uncharacterized protein (COG:S~EggNog:ENOG503P4T5), which yields MITEKTLTILQYNVRKSKDTVMATLLRDPRIREYDVLAIQEPWRNPFSATTHQPAKELFHLCYPSTEEGETARVCFFVNKRIDHSTWHFHEVNKDLCTLVLETQQDETNKIVIHNIYNPTRVQGDRRSILPQLKAELEARNTEEQVIVGDFNLHHECWGGSDIQRPDVESQELLEIMDEFSLTSHLPAGTITYEEAERRSTIDLSLTTVGLVDRLIKCEIDQGISHDSDHLPIITALDLTVVPLQPRTRMIWKAVDEATFTKTLRRRLPPLRRPRTKTALDAYVDEITTSLLAAIDESVPRSHPSNKSKAGWDEECKTILAETKRLRRIYSRYHDEASWEAYRIARNEKKRVISKALRKAHRERVEQAAESPESLWRIAKWARTRQSQTPTVTPALTDPTTAATAITPNEKADLLRKALFPKPPEASLEDIDNAAYDSQILLPKISEQEVDDAIRTAASFKAPGPDGIVNRALQIAAPWIRTHLTRIYNQSLALGYCPQHFRNSTTVVLRKPGKDNYTVPKAYRPIALLNTIGKIMDAIIATRLSYLAETYQLLPATHMGGRKLRSTEHALHFVIDKIYEAWNQRGKVASLLLLDVSGAFDNVSHKRLLHNLRKRRVDERTVRWIASFLRERQTELCIDGFRSEPYILTTGEPQGSPLSPILYLFYNADLLDRCNQAENTAATGFIDDVAILAWADTTEETCEMLQTALQRADDWASSHASIFAPDKFQLTHFTRATSRIDTSKPVQTRWGEIRPKPTCKYLGLTMDASLRWKQHVDEIERKVSNTIAALTSLGNSAWGVKTRDMRVIYRGVAVPQMMYACSAWSNAGWGGKGYTNRTIKKLQSLQGRAARAISGAYKATSLPALDVEMHLLPVEEQIWKHNVEALGRTNTGVCRVADTMQTCRRKATPREAISHGIQARHGPDMDKQERIEPFVTPPWWQGLRVYIEDTAEKARKIHLHLMRRETAALHIYTDGSGINGKIGAAAVCPTTQQTRSSYMGDEETSTVYAGELQGISLALQIAQQDRTAGYRRSKVLIYTDNQAAIRSSAKPKGKSGSYLLKRIATQTIALREQGLPVEIRWIPAHSGVQGNEDADKAAKEATGWRERGPAGPRAEMPADIYSLHSTLKTWAHKEAKRTWAAKWAAEERGRTSYRYTPKPTKKVLQLHDGLSKRQSALLVQMRTEKIGLNDFLFNRRVPDATDASCPCWEGRQTVSHVLLRCRKYRQLRHQELGHLPGRHDLRDILNERKAAAKAIKFMELTEILGQFRIASQTRQS from the coding sequence ATGATCACAGAAAAGACACTCACAATACTGCAGTATAACGTAAGAAAGTCCAAGGACACggtcatggcgacgctgctgagAGACCCACGGATACGGGAGTACGACGTTCTGGCCATTCAGGAGCCATGGAGGAACCCATTTAGCGCGACGACACACCagccggccaaggagcttTTCCACCTATGCTACCCATCTACCGAGGAAGGGGAGACGGCAAGAGTGTGTTTCTTCGTGAACAAACGCATCGACCACTCCACTTGGCACTTCCACGAAGTCAACAAGGATCTCTGCACTCTCGTACTAGAGACGCAGCAGGACGAAACCAACAAAATTGTCATCCACAATATATACAACCCCACCAGAGTTCAAGGAGATAGACGAAGCATACTACCTCAGCTCAAAGCCGAGCTTGAAGCAAGAAACACAGAAGAGCAGGTCATAGTGGGCGACTTCAACCTACACCACGAATGCTGGGGTGGAAGTGATATACAGAGACCAGATGTAGAGTCTCAGGAGCTGCTCGAAATTATGGATGAGTTCAGTCTGACCAGCCACCTACCCGCCGGCACAATCACATATGAGGAAGCCGAACGCCGCTCGACTATCGACCTCAGCCTCACGACAGTGGGGTTGGTCGATAGACTGATCAAGTGCGAGATAGACCAGGGGATTAGCCACGACTCGGATCATctgcccatcatcacggcGCTAGATCTGACCGTCGTTCCGCTGCAGCCCAGGACGAGAATGATTTGGAAGGCAGTCGACGAGGCAACGTTTACGAAAacgctgcggcgacggctgccaCCACTACGAAGACCGCGAACAAAGACCGCACTGGACGCATACGTCGACGAAATTACCACTTCATTGCTTGCTGCAATTGATGAAAGTGTACCGCGAAGCCACCCAAGTAATAAGTCAAAAGCAGGCTGGGACGAAGAATGCAAGACCATTCTCGCAGAAACCAAGCGACTACGCCGTATATACAGCCGCTACCACGACGAAGCAAGCTGGGAGGCATACCGAATTGCGAGGAACGAAAAGAAGAGAGTCATCAGCAAGGCGTTGCGCAAGGCACACAGAGAAAGAGTAGAGCAGGCCGCAGAGTCCCCAGAGTCCTTGTGGCGCATAGCCAAATGGGCACGAACTAGACAAAGCCAAACACCCACAGTCACACCAGCACTGACGGACCCTACAACCGCCGCGACAGCGATCACGCCTAATGAGAAGGCCGACCTTCTCAGGAAGGCCCTCTTCCCCAAACCACCGGAAGCTAGCCTGGAAGACATCGACAATGCGGCATACGATAGCCAGATTCTGTTACCAAAAATATCTGAGCAagaggtcgacgatgccatccGTACCGCAGCCTCCTTCAAGGCACCGGGACCTGATGGCATCGTAAACCGAGCTCTACAGATAGCCGCACCCTGGATTAGGACCCATTTAACCCGGATTTACAACCAAAGCCTGGCGCTTGGATACTGCCCACAACACTTCAGGAACTCCACGACCGTTGTTCTACGAAAACCAGGGAAGGATAACTATACAGTGCCGAAGGCCTACCGGCCCATAGCGCTGCTGAACACCATCGGAAAGATCATGGACGCCATCATAGCTACAAGATTGAGTTACCTGGCTGAAACATACCAACTTCTCCCTGCAACTCATATGGGGGGCAGGAAGCTGAGATCGACAGAACATGCCCTCCATTTTGTTATTGACAAAATTTACGAGGCCTGGAACCAACGTGGCAAAGTGGCGAGCCTACTTCTGCTGGACGTCTCCGGGGCCTTTGATAACGTCTCACACAAACGGTTGCTGCACAATTTGCGAAAGAGGCGGGTCGACGAGAGAACAGTCCGCTGGATCGCAAGCTTCttgagagagagacaaacAGAACTGTGCATCGACGGATTCCGCTCCGAACCGTATATACTCACGACAGGAGAGCCGCAAGGATCTCCACTCTCGCCAATCCTCTACCTGTTCTACAACGCAGACCTGTTGGACCGATGCAATCAAGCCGAGAACACGGCTGCGACgggcttcatcgacgacgttgctATATTGGCGTGGGCCGACACAACGGAAGAAACATGTGAGATGCTACAGACAGCACTTCAAAGAGCGGATGACTGGGCGTCAAGTCACGCGTCTATCTTCGCTCCAGACAAGTTTCAATTGACCCACTTCACGAGAGCAACGTCCAGAATCGACACGAGCAAGCCGGTGCAAACCAGGTGGGGCGAGATCAGGCCGAAACCAACATGTAAATACCTCGGATTAACAATGGACGCCTCACTGCGCTGGAAACAACACGTCGACGAAATAGAACGCAAAGTCTCAAACACGATTGCCGCGCTCACGAGCCTCGGGAATTCGGCCTGGGGAGTCAAGACCAGGGACATGCGTGTCATCTACCGAGGCGTAGCAGTACCACAGATGATGTATGCATGCTCAGCCTGGTCTAACGCAGGATGGGGCGGTAAGGGCTACACAAACAGGACCATAAAGAAACTGCAAAGTCTGCAAGGGAGGGCCGCTAGGGCCATAAGCGGCGCCTACAAGGCGACGTCACTACCTGCACTGGACGTCGAGATGCACCTTCTTCCAGTCGAAGAGCAGATTTGGAAACACAATGTCGAAGCTCTAGGACGCACAAATACTGGAGTGTGTCGGGTAGCCGATACAATGCAGACCTGTCGAAGAAAAGCTACGCCCAGAGAAGCAATCAGCCACGGCATACAAGCAAGGCATGGACCAGACATGGACAAACAGGAAAGGATCGAGCCGTTCGTtacgccgccatggtggcaAGGGCTGCGAGTCTACATTGAGGATACAGCAGAAAAGGCGCGCAAAATACATTTACACCTCATGAGAAGGGAGACAGCGGCTCTGCACATCTATACCGACGGTAGTGGCATCAACGGCAAGATCGGAGCCGCTGCGGTATGCCCAACAACGCAGCAAACACGTAGCTCATACATGGGAGACGAGGAGACCTCAACGGTAtacgcgggcgagctgcaaGGCATCTCGCTAGCACTGCAGATAGCACAGCAGGACAGAACGGCAGGTTACAGGCGAAGCAAAGTCCTCATCTACACAGACAACCAAGCAGCCATCCGGTCCTCAGCCAAGCCTAAGGGTAAGTCTGGGTCCTACTTGCTGAAACGCATTGCCACACAAACCATAGCACTACGAGAGCAAGGCCTGCCGGTCGAAATACGGTGGATCCCAGCGCACTCCGGGGTACAAGGCAACGAAGACGCAGACAAAGCGGCCAAAGAAGCCACTGGATGGCGCGAGAGGGGACCAGCGGGACCGCGCGCAGAGATGCCCGCAGATATCTACTCTCTTCATTCCACGTTGAAGACGTGGGCACACAAGGAAGCCAAAAGGACATGGGCGGCAaagtgggcggcggaggagcgagGTAGAACCTCGTACCGCTACACACCCAAGCCAACCAAAAAGGTCCTGCAGCTACACGACGGGTTGAGCAAGCGCCAGAGTGCGCTTCTCGTCCAGATGCGAACAGAGAAGATAGGGCTCAACGACTTTCTCTTCAACCGAAGAGTACCGGACGCCACGGACGCCAGCTGCCCATGCTGGGAAGGACGACAAACGGTATCGCATGTCCTGCTGCGATGCCGCAAGTATCGACAACTCCGGCACCAGGAACTAGGCCACCTTCCAGGACGACACGACCTCCGGGACATATTGAACGAGCGCAAAGCAGCCGCGAAGGCCATCAAGTTCATGGAACTGACGGAGATCCTTGGGCAATTCAGGATCGCGTCCCAAACCAGACAAAGCTGA
- a CDS encoding uncharacterized protein (TransMembrane:1 (o449-469i)~EggNog:ENOG503NVUS~COG:G), producing the protein MGIARKMCKLGSEHMNTYATSAIPDGEHPSPPSRSDGAHARIPISTLVGGRFPDQQIIHSLVEEYFETVHWFSLVVCERRFRRSLSSVNDGYANPSDAPFLTLLSIILAMAAWYRSKRAGVANCQEWQQWTKDLLHIVETRMVYIMDDRSIAAVQTCILLGSHLVYHGRPNLAFALLGAAIKISHALGLHRHIAQGDAEDIEERKRVWWTVYTWDRFASICYGRPMTINDEDCDVEMPTEFAEYPYFMQESMDQHRRDRGIVYSRYQTELSTLYRIASPALRQIFGFLSPRLSKQRFETEYASLASEVTAKLFAWRDQLPPQLVLDLDRDYRPENSDTQLRAHLLQSLSLQLTFDNLLIVLYRPFLARQVDHLSMESANLHDSPLQHALLSRNSPEPCASDSVSPHASGNDQIVNHAIGRSEYWLNAAMGTTRITELPNLAGLAKDSHLITFMAINVFHAGIVLILLALSDPLSDRAQRLKRIVSRVLHLQQEMGEQSALSRQSGMVLQNLVALLVKREGDAMLGRLAPATAQGRDGRGGLARHEQMATSAPTLSTAHPRPDEAQDPGSGFFSPVDGQVWPNVGVAQRLNESLASVQHAFPTTQEPPIPGAMPSAHGNMAMFGEDTAMHGGLGGEYTAPVEGHETENLSNEFFWLWDVNWGGGYPQT; encoded by the exons ATGGGCATTGCCAGAAAG ATGTGCAAGCTTGGCAGCGAACACATGAATACGTATGCTACGTCGGCCATTCCAGACGGTGAACATCCTtccccgccgtcgaggagcgacGGAGCGCATGCTCGCATCCCCATATCAACCCTGGTCGGCGGTCGATTCCCAGACCAGCAGATCATTCATTCCCTGGTGGAAGAGTACTTTGAAACCGTCCACTGGTTCTCTCTGGTCGTATGCGAGCGCCGTTTTCGGCGTAGCCTCTCTTCCGTGAACGACGGCTACGCGAACCCGTCAGACGCCCCGTTTCTTACCCTTCTCTCCATCatcctggccatggccgcttGGTATCGATCCAAGCGCGCGGGTGTGGCAAACTGCCAAGAGTGGCAGCAATGGACCAAGGACCTACTCCATATTGTGGAGACGCGAATGGTCTACATCATGGATGACCGGTCCATCGCAGCGGTGCAGACGTGCATCCTGCTGGGGTCGCACCTCGTCTACCATGGGCGGCCCAACCTCGCGTTTGCTctcttgggcgccgccatcaagaTCTCCCATGCCCTGGGCCTCCACCGCCATATTGCTCagggcgatgccgaggacaTTGAAGAACGGAAGAGGGTTTGGTGGACGGTGTACACATGGGACCG GTTTGCGTCCATCTGCTACGGTCGACCCATGACCATCAACGACGAAGACTGCGACGTGGAAATGCCCACCGAGTTCGCCGAGTACCCGTACTTTATGCAAGAGTCCATGGATCAGCACCGCCGGGACCGGGGCATCGTGTACTCGCGCTACCAGACGGAGCTCAGCACGCTCTACCGCATTGCGTCGCCAGCGTTGCGACAAATCTTTGGCTTTCTCTCGCCAAGACTTTCGAAGCAGCGGTTCGAAACCGAATACGCGTCCCTTGCCAGTGAGGTAACAGCGAAGCTGTTTGCGTGGCGGGACCAGCTACCTCCACAGCTGGTTCTCGATCTGGACCGAGACTACCGCCCCGAGAACAGCGATACGCAACTAAGAGCGCATTTGCTGCAGTCACTCTCGCTGCAGCTGACGTTTGACAACCTCTTGATCGTTCTCTATCGGCCGTTTCTGGCTAGACAGGTCGACCACCTGTCGATGGAGTCTGCAAATCTACACGATAGCCCATTGCAACATGCGCTTCTGAGCCGAAACTCCCCAGAGCCATGTGCAAGCGACAGTGTCAGTCCACACGCCAGCGGAAACGACCAGATCGTGAACCATGCCATTGGCCGTTCCGAGTACTGGCTAAACGCAGCGATGGGGACCACGCGCATTACGGAGCTTCCCAACCTTGCAGGGCTCGCCAAAGACAGCCACCTGATCACCTTCATGGCCATCAACGTCTTTCATGCGGGAATTGTGCTGATTCTGCTTGCGTTGTCCGACCCCTTGTCCGATCGGGCTCAACGACTAAAACGGATCGTGTCCCGCGTGCTTCACTTGCAGCAGGAAATGGGTGAGCAGTCGGCTCTCTCGCGGCAAAGCGGCATGGTCTTGCAGAACCTCGTGGCCTTGCTCGTGAAGCGAGAGGGCGATGCCATGCTCGGACGTCTCGCGCCCGCAACGGCACAGGGTAgagatggccgcggcggcctcgcgcggcACGAACAGATGGCTACATCTGCACCGACGTTGAGCACCGCTCATCCTCGACCCGATGAAGCACAAGACCCCGGATCTGGTTTCTTTTCCCCAGTGGATGGGCAAGTGTGGCCAAACGTCGGTGTGGCGCAGCGTCTCAATGAGAGCCTCGCATCCGTACAGCACG CGTTTCCGACAACGCAAGAACCACCAATACCGGGCGCCATGCCCTCAGCCCACGGCAACATGGCCATGTTTGGGGAAGACACAGCAATGCACGGCGGGCTTGGAGGCGAATATACGGCCCCTGTAGAAGGCCACGAGACAGAAAACTTGAGCAACGAGTTTTTCTGGCTCTGGGACGTCAACTGGGGCGGTGGTTACCCGCAAACATAG
- a CDS encoding uncharacterized protein (EggNog:ENOG503P57S) has protein sequence MAAPPPAVRRQGMHPIDDIANDVTVIITTSPTPSAPGTDLIAAVARSFGAHCPSLLACPVVVVLDTFDSVGDCARLKKGVVTAEGAAQYDAYKRNVKRFVLGEYRRRPHPPRHRDARAADEDAWEQGCPDAVLVESRDEAEYGFEGRRDPVALHISRTADGRITFVEPTRRLGFGLAVRSALRLATTPYVWVQQHDWPLAADIPLRSILRVMDASACGSSSTSSSSSSSSFSSSSSSAAAADHDDDDDNYDSSADGSSAGNDDSAADDLCYPRPPVKYVCLPSTRMRSYATSNHVVKFPALRALTAALKGDFVVDGAAAEDADHHRHRDDDDDGGRSTVPLTPLFFWHDKPHVASRAHYLERVFGTRLAVQRGAFIEDLVGQRARDQMKRGTWARWACWLYYPDEGTRLCVRHLQGRTWKGVTAAAAATRRAAVDA, from the coding sequence atggcggcgccgccgcccgcggtcCGACGACAAGGCATGCACcccatcgacgacatcgccaaCGATGTgaccgtcatcatcaccacctcgcccacgccctcggcgccgggcaccgacctcatcgccgccgtcgcgcggtCCTTTGGCGCGCACTGCCCCTCCCTGCTCGCctgccccgtcgtcgtcgtgctggacACGTTCGACTCGGTGGGGGACTGCGCGCGGCTGAAAAAGGGCGTCGTGACGGCCGAGGGGGCGGCGCAGTACGACGCCTACAAGCGCAACGTGAAGCGCTTCGTGCTCGGCGAGtatcgtcggcggccgcatcCACCGCGTCACCGAGACGCACgagcggccgacgaggacgcaTGGGAGCAGGGGTGTCCGGACGCCGTGCTGGTCGAGTcccgcgacgaggcagagTACGGCTTCGAGGGCCGCAGGGACCCCGTCGCGCTGCACATCTCCCGGACCGCAGACGGGCGCATCACCTTTGTCGAGCCAACGCGGCGACTCGGTTTCGGGCTGGCGGTGCGCTCGGCGCTGCGTCTCGCCACCACGCCGTACGTGtgggtgcagcagcacgactGGCCCCTCGCGGCCGACATTCCGCTGCGGTCCATCCTGCGCGTCATGGACGCCTCTGCCTGTggctcgagctcgacctcctcctcctcctcctcctcctccttctcctcctcctcctcctccgccgccgctgccgaccacgacgacgacgacgacaactaTGACAGCTCAGCTGATGGTAGCTCGGCCGGCAATGACGACTCAGCAGCCGACGACCTTTGTTACCCCCGCCCTCCCGTGAAATACGTCTGCCTCCCCTCCACGCGCATGCGCTCCTATGCCACCTCCAACCACGTCGTCAAGTTccccgccctgcgcgccctgaCCGCCGCCCTGAAAGGcgacttcgtcgtcgacggcgccgcagccgaggATGctgaccaccaccgccaccgcgacgacgacgacgacggtggtcgCTCCACGGTCCCCCTGACGCCCCTCTTCTTCTGGCACGACAAGCCGCACgtcgcctcgagggcgcACTACCTGGAGCGCGTCTTCGGcacgcgcctcgccgtccagcgcggGGCCTTcatcgaggacctcgtcggccagcggGCGAGGGACCAGATGAAGCGCGGCACCTGGGcgcgctgggcctgctggcTGTACTACCCGGACGAGGGGACCAGGCTGTGCGTGAGGCACCTCCAGGGGCGGACGTGGAAGggcgtgacggcggcggcggcggctacgagAAGAGCGGCAGTAGACGCATAG